The Calliopsis andreniformis isolate RMS-2024a chromosome 5, iyCalAndr_principal, whole genome shotgun sequence nucleotide sequence TCTTACATAAATATCATAATCTTTTACTATTCTGGCTACAATATCCGATGTGGAAACTCCTTCAGTCCTTTGTGTAGCTACAAACATACCCTTAGCTTTTAGTGCAGCATAAACATCTGTACTATCATCTGTCATGTAGGGTATATCATCATGAGCAACAAAATCAATCTACGACAATGAATATTAATTTGTAAACAATCTGTAAACGtttcttaaaaaattatatactcTGTAAGTAGTAAGTTTTACCTTATGTTTTGTAATAAATTCATCATCCAATTCCCAAGGAGCATCTCTTACTACTTCATCAACATAACGACAATGCCTTACTGCATCGTATCTTTCAACATCAGTCATAACTGTTCTTCCTTTCTTACTGTGTGTTAACTCATCATTACATACTGCAATAAGTATAGTTTACATAAGATAACAATATTGTTTTCTCTATTCAATTTTCTGTTATATGCAATAAatctaaaatttatttttatacctCCCACAATGAGATAAACAttaggaaaaatattttttgcttGTAAAAGTTGCCGTGCATGCCCTTGGTGAAACAAATCATAAATACCATCTGCATACACCCTGACTTTCCTAGGAGCTAAAATAGatgtacattttttaatatcttaaaattatttattaaatgaatACGAAGTACATGTAATGCAAACTAACCTTTACCACTTTTTGCCATTTTTAATGTAATACGAACACTATAATCACATGCATTTCTTTCAGCTAGTGCTTCTGGATCATCACTAAAAGGAGCTTCCTTACATATTGACTGGAATGAATCAaacaaaatagaaatacaataaatacaaattacaataaaataaataataaattttaagcATGTGATAGAAATAAACATTCCTTTAAGATTATCCTCATTGATtactaatttttaaaaaattataattgcagaacaaaataatttatttaattcttCAGTTTATCATACTattttaaacacaatatatttttgctcatttataaaattaaaatagacTTACATTGTGATAGATGCaacattataaaaattattgaaaaaaaaaagaattaaacTCACTGGAAGTTCTTTGTGGTAAACAGAAATTtcactattatatttttttagcgAAATTTCACTTGTGTCATTATTTGAATTCCTGTTGGTCCCCCAAGTCATTGTCACCAACTGTTaacgtatttaaaaaatatattgtacAAAAGATGAGAATTAGTTTATGTATCAAGCTTGCTTGTATATAAAATTACACTAAATTTGATTGTCCCTTGTAATTATAATCCTTTTTCAGGGACATAAAAAgaagtaatattttttattatattttatttactctAAACACTCTTATTTGAATTATATCACAGAATACATTTTCTACAGCCTATCCTAACATTACTACTTGTGACACATTCTAATAAGACTACTCAGAGAATGAGGCATTCACATCAACATACTGGTTTAGATATACTGATGGTCTTATACAAAATCACACCATTATCACCAAAAGTGATTACTTTTATATGTTGGTTACTTCATTAAAGACATTATCTTCGAATGATTAGAGATAAGTTGGTG carries:
- the LOC143179988 gene encoding choline-phosphate cytidylyltransferase A isoform X1: MSRKRAREETMLNSTSYSNMQNGDDAGCSKEDSPVYPLVTMTWGTNRNSNNDTSEISLKKYNSEISVYHKELPSICKEAPFSDDPEALAERNACDYSVRITLKMAKSGKAPRKVRVYADGIYDLFHQGHARQLLQAKNIFPNVYLIVGVCNDELTHSKKGRTVMTDVERYDAVRHCRYVDEVVRDAPWELDDEFITKHKIDFVAHDDIPYMTDDSTDVYAALKAKGMFVATQRTEGVSTSDIVARIVKDYDIYVRRNLARGYSAKELNVSFLNEKKFRLQNKFDDLKDKGKRVMENIGEKRMDMISKWEEKSRDFIDAFLLLFGREGRLSTIWNESKGRLMQALSPPASPKRDGSPNGSNSSNNDEDHTSPPPKKTGRFEYSRSNYYLSDDYSDDEENLHSK